The Sulfolobus acidocaldarius DSM 639 genome has a window encoding:
- a CDS encoding DUF6955 family protein, translating into MKVYIWLSEEVAKKLEDLGLRYGKEVLGGMKRLEIEVEEEIVKRIVEVFPNAKVDRSTTNSIELLPKHFKEKVIQLLLNRGTDPKDALIEALNIYAKQKQS; encoded by the coding sequence ATGAAGGTGTACATTTGGCTGAGTGAAGAGGTTGCCAAAAAGTTAGAGGATCTTGGTCTAAGATACGGTAAAGAGGTTCTTGGAGGTATGAAGAGGTTAGAGATCGAGGTAGAGGAGGAAATAGTGAAGAGAATTGTTGAAGTGTTTCCAAATGCTAAAGTGGATAGGAGCACAACCAATTCCATAGAACTTCTTCCTAAGCACTTTAAAGAGAAGGTCATACAACTACTTCTGAACAGGGGAACCGATCCAAAGGATGCCTTAATAGAGGCACTGAACATATACGCTAAACAAAAACAATCTTAA
- a CDS encoding class I adenylate-forming enzyme family protein, which produces MDIWSKFYPENLSDLNIPEIPIHEVLNKSVKEKGDLTLLVFEGKEFSYSSLYSFAKRFASYLKEHGLKKGDAISLIMSNAPQVIPVFFGSSMLGVRVALIDPLSSGKDLEYQLSLTDPKMIVTEEEIYKREKEVMSRYNVFSFNSLNDLDSSPNVDEVEINPKEDIAVSMHYAGIIGRTYEVYHTHYGLISSNYVSSLVRAGEIGEENTILISLPISHIFGLDALLETIMERGKIVLMRRYDPNRALDLIREYKVTTWPAPPMVFKEILPNLKKEKFSLKLCITGAAPVPPDLQKAYFEELNLPLVQTYGLTEGLIVTYQPANLKVYGSVGIPLPGVKIRIVDKETGTKDVPIGQDGELIVKSPWNMKGYGSHGILDIQESSKAIKDGWLYTGDIFMMDQNGLLYFRGLKKRFLKYKAYPIFPRDLELLLEEHPAVKRAYVDGEWDPEVGHKVFAKVLLKEEYKGKVSEEEIMNFVNDKVAFYKKIRKIIFVDSL; this is translated from the coding sequence ATGGATATATGGTCAAAGTTTTACCCTGAAAACCTGAGTGATCTTAACATCCCTGAGATTCCAATTCATGAGGTGTTGAATAAGTCTGTGAAGGAAAAAGGTGATTTAACACTCTTGGTCTTTGAGGGGAAAGAATTCAGTTACTCGAGTTTATACTCCTTCGCTAAACGCTTCGCAAGTTACCTAAAGGAACATGGACTGAAAAAGGGAGACGCTATTTCACTTATTATGTCTAATGCTCCACAGGTTATTCCAGTGTTTTTTGGCTCCTCCATGTTAGGAGTAAGGGTAGCCTTAATTGATCCATTGTCATCAGGCAAGGACCTTGAATACCAACTTTCGTTGACTGACCCAAAGATGATAGTTACTGAGGAGGAAATATACAAGAGAGAGAAAGAGGTGATGTCACGTTACAATGTCTTTTCATTTAATAGCCTAAATGATTTAGATTCTTCCCCTAATGTTGACGAGGTAGAGATTAACCCCAAGGAAGATATAGCGGTGTCTATGCATTATGCAGGAATTATAGGGAGAACATATGAAGTTTATCATACCCATTACGGACTAATTTCCTCAAACTATGTCAGTTCCTTGGTCAGAGCTGGTGAAATAGGAGAGGAGAACACAATTCTAATATCTCTCCCCATCTCCCACATATTTGGGCTTGACGCTCTGTTAGAAACTATTATGGAGAGGGGAAAAATTGTTTTAATGAGGAGATATGATCCAAATAGGGCTCTAGATCTAATTCGAGAATATAAGGTTACTACGTGGCCTGCCCCTCCTATGGTGTTTAAGGAAATATTACCAAATCTCAAGAAGGAAAAGTTTTCGCTTAAGTTATGTATAACCGGAGCAGCCCCTGTACCTCCAGACCTACAAAAGGCTTACTTTGAGGAGTTAAACCTCCCATTAGTACAAACTTATGGTCTTACAGAGGGACTAATTGTTACATACCAACCTGCAAACCTCAAGGTATATGGTAGTGTAGGAATTCCTCTTCCTGGAGTTAAGATAAGAATTGTTGATAAGGAGACAGGTACAAAGGATGTGCCCATAGGTCAGGATGGCGAGTTGATAGTCAAATCTCCTTGGAATATGAAGGGTTATGGTAGTCACGGTATCCTAGATATTCAAGAGAGTTCTAAGGCTATCAAGGACGGTTGGCTTTATACAGGGGATATCTTTATGATGGACCAGAACGGTCTCCTATACTTTAGAGGTTTAAAGAAAAGGTTCCTGAAATACAAAGCTTATCCAATATTTCCAAGAGATCTGGAGCTACTCCTTGAGGAACATCCGGCTGTAAAGAGAGCCTATGTTGATGGTGAATGGGACCCGGAGGTCGGTCACAAGGTCTTTGCTAAGGTCTTACTAAAGGAAGAATATAAGGGAAAGGTTAGTGAAGAGGAGATCATGAACTTTGTTAATGATAAGGTAGCCTTCTATAAAAAAATAAGAAAAATAATCTTTGTGGATAGTCTTTAG
- a CDS encoding lipoate--protein ligase family protein gives MASLSSVIGKTMFISQGELADTVAIPAAIIYETKQLNEPILVVTSTGKSGISLGYFQDVDTEVNLDEARRRGVDVIRRLGVGGGTIYASKGSSMAMFMTFPKDFFTNMEKAFCQIGSAAVHAYFKLGVKGAWYDHIGDVRVGSPRAYRKITGFGFTTIEDILVLNMVIGVGKIDVQEMINVIKVPPEKFSDKTSKNVQDYLTSVEEDTGRKPSDEEVYEAFKTSLEETLRIKLEPHEFSDQAKAIFNKYKEMAKSDQNLFLRSSGKRFSNIPQGYAVGFSRYKARKLIVTHLLTDGKEIKDIMISGDFYCSPSEYLFELEQKLKGVPLDDKEKISNIVNSMFARKNFEMPMVKGEDIVESITRAIDNAKQQLHR, from the coding sequence ATGGCATCTCTAAGCAGTGTAATAGGAAAAACAATGTTCATAAGCCAAGGTGAGCTAGCTGACACAGTTGCAATACCAGCAGCCATAATTTATGAAACAAAACAGCTAAATGAACCTATTTTAGTAGTCACAAGCACAGGTAAAAGTGGAATTAGTTTAGGCTACTTTCAAGATGTTGACACTGAAGTGAACTTAGATGAGGCGAGGAGAAGGGGAGTAGATGTAATAAGGAGATTAGGTGTAGGAGGTGGTACAATATATGCCTCTAAGGGATCCAGCATGGCAATGTTCATGACATTCCCAAAGGACTTCTTCACCAATATGGAGAAAGCCTTCTGCCAAATAGGATCAGCAGCCGTTCATGCGTATTTCAAGTTAGGTGTGAAGGGTGCTTGGTACGATCATATCGGCGATGTTAGGGTAGGATCCCCAAGAGCCTATAGGAAAATTACAGGATTTGGATTTACCACAATAGAGGATATACTGGTACTTAACATGGTGATAGGTGTAGGCAAAATAGACGTACAGGAGATGATAAATGTGATTAAAGTCCCTCCAGAAAAGTTCTCGGATAAAACCTCAAAGAACGTCCAAGATTACTTAACATCTGTAGAGGAAGATACGGGAAGAAAGCCCTCCGACGAGGAAGTGTATGAAGCCTTTAAAACCAGTTTAGAGGAGACCTTAAGGATAAAGTTAGAACCCCATGAGTTCTCGGATCAGGCTAAAGCAATATTTAACAAGTATAAGGAGATGGCTAAATCAGACCAAAACCTATTCCTTAGATCCAGTGGAAAGAGATTCTCTAATATCCCTCAAGGGTATGCCGTAGGCTTCTCCAGATATAAGGCTAGGAAGTTGATAGTTACGCATTTGCTGACAGATGGTAAAGAGATTAAAGACATCATGATAAGTGGAGATTTTTACTGCTCTCCATCGGAGTACTTATTCGAACTTGAACAAAAACTTAAGGGAGTCCCCTTAGACGATAAGGAAAAGATTTCAAATATTGTGAATAGTATGTTCGCCAGGAAGAATTTCGAGATGCCAATGGTCAAAGGAGAAGACATAGTGGAGTCGATCACTAGAGCCATAGATAATGCTAAACAACAACTACACAGATGA
- a CDS encoding 3-hydroxyacyl-CoA dehydrogenase/enoyl-CoA hydratase family protein — MSQISRVGVVGAGTMGHGIAEVVAIAGFNVVLTDVNEDILRNALEKIRWSLEKLREKRQIKENPNTVLSRIKTTVSFGDFSDVDFIIEAAIERSDVKRKIFSELDRVVKKDAIFATNTSTIPISYLAEVTGRQEKFIGLHFMNPPVLMPLVEIIMGNKTAEETLKTTIDLAKKINKDYVVVKKDVPGFLINRINGRTFPEAVLLYDEGYSKEDIDAMSRFRLGMPMGFLELMDFTGIDVAYNAGLEAIKRGEGEPPHFKVLKKLVEEGRLGIKSGKGFYTYTSKTYERARVVPTDNMYYVNPLRIIAPAVNEAAWILRNDVSSAQDIEKGMVKGMNWPQGPLTFADKYGIDNVLKFLEERYEVTKNEYYKPDPLLTEMVSKGKLGVKSGEGFFKWNYEKANFGPVKYEKLHDYAKITMSRADKLNALNEAMWSGLTEAFKKAKDDSEIRAVVITGEGRAFCAGDDIEMMNYWGSVAGAMEWNEKFSSPLINLLLNYPKPVISAVNGLAFGGGMELNILFDIIVASDDAMFAIPEGLIGALPPLASSMGVGFISRKIARYALTGDWMSAKQAKELGLVDIVVPHDQLEIATVEIVEKAKKIAPLSSMAIKRAVNSIRNSYLQQLQSASQDLLILSATEDFKEGMRAFVERRQPKYKGK, encoded by the coding sequence ATGTCACAAATCTCAAGAGTAGGTGTAGTCGGAGCAGGAACTATGGGTCATGGGATAGCTGAAGTTGTAGCTATAGCAGGCTTTAACGTGGTTTTAACAGACGTCAATGAAGATATCTTGAGGAACGCATTGGAAAAAATAAGATGGTCATTGGAGAAGTTAAGGGAAAAAAGACAAATTAAGGAGAACCCAAACACAGTGTTATCAAGAATTAAAACAACTGTTAGCTTTGGGGATTTTTCAGATGTAGACTTTATCATTGAAGCAGCCATAGAAAGATCAGATGTTAAAAGAAAGATTTTTTCAGAATTGGACAGAGTTGTAAAGAAAGATGCCATATTCGCAACTAATACATCAACAATTCCAATAAGTTATCTAGCAGAAGTTACTGGAAGGCAAGAAAAGTTCATAGGTTTACACTTTATGAATCCACCCGTATTAATGCCCCTTGTGGAGATAATTATGGGGAATAAGACTGCAGAAGAGACCTTGAAGACCACTATTGACCTTGCTAAGAAGATCAACAAAGACTATGTAGTCGTTAAGAAAGACGTGCCTGGATTCTTAATTAACAGAATAAATGGTCGAACTTTCCCCGAGGCAGTATTACTCTATGACGAGGGATATTCAAAGGAGGATATTGACGCAATGAGCAGGTTTAGATTAGGTATGCCCATGGGGTTTTTGGAGCTCATGGACTTTACAGGTATAGACGTAGCATATAACGCAGGGTTAGAGGCTATAAAAAGGGGTGAAGGAGAACCTCCACACTTCAAGGTATTGAAGAAGTTAGTTGAAGAAGGCAGATTAGGGATAAAGAGCGGTAAAGGTTTCTACACTTACACAAGTAAGACTTACGAAAGAGCAAGAGTAGTCCCCACAGACAACATGTATTATGTTAACCCTTTGAGGATTATTGCGCCTGCTGTTAATGAGGCAGCTTGGATACTCAGGAACGATGTCTCTTCAGCTCAGGACATTGAAAAGGGTATGGTCAAAGGTATGAATTGGCCACAGGGTCCACTGACCTTTGCAGACAAATACGGGATTGATAATGTGTTGAAGTTCTTAGAGGAGAGGTATGAGGTGACAAAGAACGAGTACTATAAGCCTGATCCCCTTTTAACCGAGATGGTCAGTAAGGGAAAGTTGGGTGTGAAGAGTGGGGAGGGGTTTTTTAAGTGGAACTATGAGAAGGCTAACTTTGGTCCTGTTAAGTACGAGAAATTACATGATTACGCTAAAATAACCATGTCAAGAGCTGATAAGCTTAACGCATTGAATGAAGCCATGTGGAGTGGTTTAACTGAAGCCTTTAAGAAGGCTAAGGACGACTCTGAGATAAGGGCTGTGGTAATCACAGGAGAGGGAAGGGCGTTCTGCGCAGGAGACGATATCGAGATGATGAATTACTGGGGGAGTGTGGCAGGCGCTATGGAATGGAACGAGAAGTTCTCTTCTCCGTTGATAAATCTACTTCTGAACTACCCTAAACCTGTAATTTCAGCAGTTAACGGTTTGGCATTTGGAGGCGGAATGGAGCTTAACATATTATTCGATATAATAGTGGCAAGTGACGATGCTATGTTTGCTATACCAGAGGGTTTAATCGGTGCGTTGCCACCTTTAGCTTCCTCCATGGGTGTAGGTTTTATAAGTAGGAAGATCGCTAGATATGCATTAACCGGAGATTGGATGAGTGCTAAACAGGCTAAAGAGTTAGGTTTAGTCGACATTGTAGTACCCCATGACCAATTGGAGATTGCAACTGTGGAGATAGTTGAAAAGGCTAAGAAGATTGCGCCATTATCAAGTATGGCAATAAAGAGAGCTGTAAATTCCATAAGGAACAGCTATCTTCAGCAATTACAGTCTGCCTCTCAAGACCTTCTAATATTGTCAGCTACTGAGGACTTTAAAGAGGGAATGAGGGCGTTTGTGGAAAGAAGACAACCGAAGTACAAGGGGAAATAA
- a CDS encoding alcohol dehydrogenase catalytic domain-containing protein, which translates to MKAAVLTAYNSPFEIRKDVEPNGSGVVVDVAATGICGRDLVVWKGGFRNLKLPLILGHEIVGYYKGKPVAVYPNLSCGNCEYCKAGKENLCENAKIIGEGEITGGYGEKVIAPEKNLIPLPTEEMEKYAAALDPVATAIHSAKLANLNKDSKVLVTGAGGGVGVHLVQYLKHIGIKEVYGLTSKVDKLKELGATPITQIKNEKFDAVFELVGSKTINDSLRSLKKEGTLVLIGNVEGEPITLLRPALTVMRQQKIVGSAAYTKEEYEEAIRIIGENKIKIIYESYELERINEAYRKLANREIFGRAVLKLR; encoded by the coding sequence ATGAAGGCAGCTGTTCTTACAGCATATAACTCGCCTTTTGAAATCAGAAAAGATGTAGAGCCGAATGGATCAGGAGTTGTAGTTGATGTAGCGGCTACAGGTATTTGTGGACGAGATTTAGTGGTATGGAAGGGAGGGTTCAGAAATCTGAAATTACCACTGATATTAGGTCACGAGATAGTAGGTTATTATAAGGGAAAACCGGTAGCTGTCTATCCTAACTTATCCTGTGGAAATTGTGAATATTGTAAAGCTGGAAAAGAAAACTTGTGTGAAAACGCAAAAATAATAGGGGAAGGAGAGATTACGGGTGGTTATGGAGAAAAAGTAATTGCACCAGAAAAGAACTTAATACCTTTGCCAACTGAAGAGATGGAGAAGTATGCTGCTGCATTGGACCCTGTAGCTACTGCCATACATTCAGCTAAGCTAGCGAATCTAAACAAGGACAGTAAAGTATTAGTAACAGGAGCAGGAGGAGGAGTGGGAGTTCACTTAGTTCAGTATCTGAAGCACATAGGTATAAAGGAGGTTTACGGATTAACTTCCAAGGTTGACAAACTTAAAGAACTTGGAGCAACTCCAATAACACAGATAAAGAACGAGAAGTTTGATGCGGTATTTGAACTTGTGGGCTCAAAGACTATAAATGACTCTCTTAGATCCCTAAAGAAAGAGGGAACTTTAGTGTTAATTGGGAATGTCGAGGGAGAGCCAATAACATTACTGCGACCAGCCTTAACAGTTATGAGACAGCAGAAAATAGTAGGATCAGCAGCATATACTAAGGAAGAATATGAAGAGGCAATAAGGATAATTGGTGAGAACAAGATTAAAATAATATATGAGAGTTATGAACTGGAAAGGATCAACGAAGCTTATAGAAAGCTAGCCAATAGGGAGATATTTGGAAGGGCAGTGTTGAAACTAAGATAA